In the Geoalkalibacter sp. genome, one interval contains:
- a CDS encoding phage tail protein has product MSDWFKDNLLGLLPPLYEHNDEAGDLRTFLSLPAGTLDELKQAIDDFPTIFDVDHCDERFLPLLARLVGLEVDGTCSPDCQRRRVREAVEIYRRKGTIPAIERDFDALGWQGELQETFRSALRLNARSRLSSAKLPGLVFSLGVFRVLCLNQTEGLRDALVFHHPAGTRCFWLQFLLEWIEGGAMLDFGHANAVRRIVLAFLDETFVLGRSSLGSCRHLTNKQRAWELLQLTSTTEMIPEIDRAAVKVSRFHGRQNRMRLNHKALNDWRLPYTRVGEDRVSFCTPIYTGRDFEGDVLESGFGLGESHLNRKPLTHGETALRYCFRQKDFFFDTQAEPVERAEAKYDLRLPLESRHRLCFQLGRARLNEGLDLTANQGGICNLLLASTAGCDADVTLAVDRIDRWRRRGPVFRLNANTLNTRYLSNANLTGERASLEVYVDTGSLQRHRVETMKLGASPLNTTGLRLSVDRTRPMRVSRMRLNQAGFRWSRPSYRWLFRQQDLHAPTQAGFEAATNNYRATQWPT; this is encoded by the coding sequence ATGTCGGATTGGTTCAAGGACAATCTGCTCGGCCTGCTGCCGCCGCTTTACGAGCACAACGACGAGGCCGGTGACCTGCGTACCTTTCTGAGCCTTCCCGCCGGAACGCTCGACGAGCTCAAGCAGGCCATTGACGACTTCCCGACCATCTTCGACGTCGATCATTGCGACGAACGCTTCTTGCCGCTGCTGGCGAGACTGGTCGGCCTCGAAGTGGACGGCACCTGTTCGCCGGACTGCCAGCGCCGCCGCGTGCGGGAGGCGGTCGAAATCTATCGCCGCAAGGGCACCATCCCGGCCATCGAACGCGACTTTGACGCGCTCGGTTGGCAGGGGGAACTGCAGGAGACCTTCCGCTCGGCGCTGCGTCTCAATGCCCGCTCCAGACTCAGCAGCGCCAAGCTGCCCGGGCTGGTGTTCAGCCTCGGCGTGTTTCGCGTGCTGTGTCTCAACCAGACCGAGGGGCTGCGCGACGCCCTGGTGTTTCACCACCCGGCGGGCACGCGCTGTTTCTGGCTCCAGTTTCTGCTCGAATGGATCGAAGGCGGCGCGATGCTCGACTTCGGGCATGCCAACGCCGTGCGCCGGATCGTGCTGGCATTTCTCGACGAAACCTTCGTCCTCGGACGTTCCTCGCTCGGTTCCTGTCGTCACCTGACCAACAAGCAGAGGGCCTGGGAGTTGCTGCAGCTCACCAGCACCACGGAGATGATCCCGGAGATCGACCGGGCCGCCGTGAAGGTTTCCCGTTTTCACGGCCGCCAGAACCGGATGCGCCTGAACCACAAGGCCCTCAACGACTGGCGGCTGCCGTACACCCGCGTGGGCGAGGATCGGGTTTCCTTCTGCACGCCCATCTATACCGGCCGCGATTTCGAAGGCGATGTGCTGGAAAGCGGCTTCGGGCTGGGTGAGAGCCATCTCAACCGCAAGCCGCTGACCCATGGCGAGACCGCGCTGCGCTACTGCTTCCGGCAGAAGGATTTCTTTTTCGACACACAGGCGGAACCGGTCGAGCGGGCGGAGGCCAAGTACGACCTGCGCCTGCCCTTGGAATCCCGGCACCGCCTCTGCTTTCAGCTTGGCCGCGCCAGGCTCAACGAAGGTCTCGATCTCACCGCCAACCAGGGCGGCATCTGCAATCTGCTGCTCGCCTCCACCGCTGGCTGCGACGCGGACGTCACCCTGGCCGTCGACCGGATCGACCGATGGCGGCGGAGAGGGCCTGTGTTCCGGCTCAACGCGAACACCCTGAACACCCGGTATCTGAGCAATGCGAATCTGACCGGCGAACGGGCTTCGCTTGAAGTCTACGTGGACACGGGCTCTCTCCAGCGCCATCGGGTCGAGACCATGAAGCTGGGCGCGAGCCCGCTCAACACCACCGGCCTGCGTCTCTCCGTGGATCGGACCCGCCCCATGCGCGTCAGCCGCATGCGCCTCAACCAGGCCGGATTCCGCTGGTCGCGGCCTTCCTACCGCTGGCTGTTCCGTCAGCAGGATCTGCACGCGCCGACGCAGGCCGGGTTCGAGGCCGCCACCAACAACTATCGCGCCACCCAGTGGCCCACCTGA
- a CDS encoding baseplate J/gp47 family protein, with protein MGRASIGYINKDYESIRQELLAKIPQLTDRWTDFNHSDLGVVLLDLFCGVGDMLAYYLDAQAAEAFLPTARQRQNVINLCKLIGYRLDSPVASTTTLRFRLSAPLGKDLTIPAGTACRALLSDGEADFETVEDGLLPRGVLSVDIPARQGVRRTEAFTSTGLPFQRIRLTGDVIAQGTITVTVGDDAWSEVDHFQDSMADSRHFMADLDALDISTLIFGDGQSGAVPAQGSAITVSYLQTIGDQGNLGPNRITQLLSPVYLDGGQVSLTVTNPVPATGGASREALEHARRQAPAELRSLWKAVTLEDYQALAEGYPGVAKAKVLDTNACQNIRYYNVQLAIAPNGGGMPSALLKRDLAEFLERRKVITVEINLFDPIYRPVSIDAEVYIWPGEPLENVRSRIEAALTDFFSFDRVSFGQTIHFSDLVALIDGVRGVSHMHLYAPQQDIELRHGEIPVLGSVNLDLRRAG; from the coding sequence ATGGGCCGCGCAAGCATCGGATACATCAACAAGGATTACGAATCGATCCGTCAGGAGCTGCTGGCGAAGATCCCGCAGCTCACCGACCGCTGGACCGATTTCAATCACTCCGATCTCGGCGTCGTCCTGCTCGATCTGTTCTGCGGAGTGGGCGACATGCTGGCCTACTACCTGGATGCCCAGGCGGCCGAGGCCTTTCTGCCCACGGCCCGCCAGCGCCAGAACGTCATCAACCTCTGCAAGCTCATCGGCTACCGGCTGGACTCGCCGGTGGCCTCCACCACCACGCTGCGTTTCCGGCTCTCCGCCCCGCTCGGCAAGGATCTGACCATTCCGGCGGGGACGGCCTGCCGTGCCTTGCTGAGTGACGGCGAGGCGGATTTCGAGACGGTCGAGGACGGCCTGCTACCGCGAGGCGTGCTCTCGGTGGATATTCCGGCCCGGCAAGGCGTGCGCCGCACCGAGGCCTTCACGTCGACGGGGCTGCCATTCCAGCGCATCCGCCTGACCGGCGACGTCATCGCCCAGGGCACCATCACCGTTACGGTGGGGGACGACGCCTGGAGCGAGGTCGATCATTTTCAGGACAGTATGGCCGACAGCCGCCATTTCATGGCCGACCTGGATGCGCTCGACATCTCTACCCTGATTTTCGGCGACGGGCAAAGTGGCGCTGTACCCGCTCAGGGAAGCGCCATCACCGTCAGCTATCTGCAGACCATCGGAGACCAGGGCAATCTCGGTCCGAACCGGATCACCCAACTGCTGAGCCCGGTCTACCTCGACGGCGGCCAGGTCTCCCTGACCGTCACCAATCCTGTGCCCGCCACCGGCGGCGCTTCGCGGGAAGCCCTCGAACACGCCCGCCGACAGGCACCGGCTGAGCTGCGCAGTCTCTGGAAGGCCGTCACCCTGGAGGATTACCAGGCCCTCGCCGAGGGCTACCCCGGCGTCGCCAAGGCCAAGGTGCTCGACACCAATGCCTGCCAGAACATCCGTTATTACAACGTCCAACTGGCCATCGCCCCCAATGGCGGCGGAATGCCCTCGGCGCTTCTCAAGCGGGACCTCGCGGAGTTTCTCGAACGCCGCAAGGTCATCACGGTCGAGATCAACCTGTTCGACCCGATCTACCGCCCCGTTTCCATCGACGCCGAGGTCTACATCTGGCCCGGTGAACCGCTGGAAAACGTGCGCAGCCGCATCGAAGCCGCGCTCACCGATTTCTTTTCCTTCGACCGGGTCTCCTTCGGGCAGACCATTCACTTCTCCGACCTCGTCGCCCTGATCGATGGCGTGCGTGGCGTCAGCCACATGCATCTCTACGCGCCCCAGCAGGACATCGAGCTGCGCCATGGCGAAATCCCGGTTCTCGGCAGCGTCAACCTCGATCTGCGGAGGGCCGGTTGA
- a CDS encoding GPW/gp25 family protein produces the protein MSYDFLGKGLRYPFRFQWVSGGTQVSTATSREHEHIRESILQILGTRIGERFMNPEFGSRLKDLVFEQNDEVLKGLLRHYVIDAIKRWEKRVIITEVRFDDRPLNIDGNLLLVHIAYRVIQSQVDGNLVYPFYREDPNNPAPSYPQPEPEQEPPPVRSVRLSPDVRSLFNLLWFDAAEMSPDPADSFIWPAGEYEVAYIEGAFQDRNGKWIVSDPGDNHGHYLTFEGAPETEAPQAEHGLYLAASGLGFDTQSQAEDNAAGTVHQITTSQPGRIGLFYFEGKKESHYLNNTSGQSNPVWQLRGPL, from the coding sequence ATGAGCTATGACTTTCTCGGCAAGGGATTGCGCTACCCGTTCCGGTTTCAGTGGGTATCCGGCGGCACCCAGGTATCGACCGCCACCTCGCGGGAGCACGAGCATATCCGCGAAAGCATCCTACAGATCCTCGGCACCCGAATCGGCGAACGGTTCATGAATCCGGAGTTCGGCTCCAGGCTGAAGGATCTGGTGTTCGAACAGAACGACGAGGTGCTCAAGGGCCTGCTGCGCCATTACGTAATCGACGCCATCAAGCGCTGGGAAAAACGGGTGATCATCACGGAGGTGCGCTTCGACGACCGGCCGCTGAACATCGACGGCAACCTGCTGCTGGTGCATATCGCCTACCGGGTGATCCAGAGCCAGGTGGACGGCAACCTGGTCTATCCCTTCTACAGAGAAGACCCGAACAATCCCGCGCCCAGCTATCCCCAGCCGGAACCCGAGCAGGAACCACCGCCGGTGCGCAGCGTGCGCCTGTCGCCGGACGTGCGCTCACTGTTCAATCTGCTCTGGTTCGACGCGGCCGAAATGAGCCCCGATCCGGCGGATTCCTTCATCTGGCCAGCCGGGGAATACGAAGTCGCCTACATCGAGGGAGCCTTTCAGGACCGCAACGGCAAGTGGATCGTCAGCGATCCGGGTGACAATCACGGCCATTACCTGACGTTCGAGGGAGCGCCTGAAACGGAAGCGCCCCAGGCCGAGCACGGCCTCTATCTGGCCGCGAGCGGTCTGGGCTTCGACACGCAAAGCCAGGCGGAAGACAACGCCGCTGGCACCGTTCACCAGATCACCACGTCGCAGCCGGGTCGCATCGGCCTGTTCTATTTCGAGGGCAAGAAGGAATCCCACTACCTCAACAACACCTCCGGGCAGTCCAATCCCGTCTGGCAACTGCGCGGCCCGCTCTGA
- a CDS encoding carboxypeptidase regulatory-like domain-containing protein, producing MMDTPPAFSRWEVQPRSIRLSAGESEQRIPLSLRGDVDAPVFASSNPEVAEIGPDGVIRCGWTIGNAVLMVWRSSARDSLRHVLLEVRDPSWFADHPDFASGASVFLSGTVVNALNTSGVGNALIELRRSETGPAAFQTFANAYGGFELSVPEGFYYVEVTAPGYIAWHGWVNADPNTSGDIQIVLSPELDGQVARIVLQWGLNPRDLDSHLTGPTPSGGRFHVFYSHTIENEAAELDVDDTSSYGPETITIHRLIPGVYRYAVHDYTNRNANPSTGLAQSGASVKVFLSDGREQTFTVPNAPGTVWTVFEIDGATGTVTPVNAMSYQSQPANVGM from the coding sequence ATGATGGATACCCCGCCAGCCTTCAGCCGCTGGGAGGTTCAGCCTCGCTCCATCCGCCTCTCCGCTGGCGAGTCCGAGCAACGGATTCCGCTCTCCCTGCGCGGTGACGTGGACGCGCCGGTCTTTGCCTCCAGCAATCCGGAGGTCGCGGAGATCGGGCCGGATGGTGTCATTCGCTGCGGCTGGACCATCGGCAACGCAGTGCTCATGGTCTGGCGATCCTCGGCCCGGGACAGCCTTCGCCATGTTCTGCTGGAGGTCCGCGATCCGTCCTGGTTCGCCGACCACCCGGACTTTGCCAGCGGAGCATCGGTTTTCCTCAGTGGCACGGTGGTCAACGCCCTCAACACCAGCGGTGTCGGCAACGCGCTAATAGAATTACGCCGCTCGGAAACCGGCCCGGCGGCGTTCCAGACCTTCGCCAACGCCTATGGCGGGTTCGAACTATCCGTGCCCGAAGGGTTCTATTATGTGGAGGTCACCGCGCCGGGATACATCGCCTGGCACGGCTGGGTGAACGCCGACCCCAACACCTCCGGCGACATCCAGATCGTTCTCTCGCCCGAGCTCGACGGCCAGGTCGCCCGCATCGTGTTGCAGTGGGGCCTGAATCCCCGGGACCTCGATTCCCATCTCACCGGACCGACGCCATCCGGCGGCAGGTTCCATGTGTTCTATTCCCACACCATCGAAAACGAGGCGGCGGAATTGGACGTGGACGACACCAGTTCCTACGGGCCGGAGACCATCACCATCCATCGGCTCATCCCCGGCGTCTACCGCTACGCGGTCCACGACTACACCAACCGCAACGCCAATCCTAGCACCGGCCTGGCGCAGTCCGGAGCATCGGTGAAAGTGTTCCTGAGCGATGGCCGTGAGCAGACCTTCACCGTTCCCAACGCCCCGGGCACGGTCTGGACCGTATTCGAAATCGACGGCGCGACCGGGACAGTGACGCCGGTCAACGCCATGAGCTATCAATCCCAACCCGCCAATGTCGGCATGTAA
- a CDS encoding PAAR domain-containing protein, with the protein MSSQARLGDISSHGGVIITGASRTLDNGMPVARMGDLHVCPIPGHGVTPIVTGSFDTITEGLPNARIGDITACGAIIVTGSPDTIDN; encoded by the coding sequence ATGAGCTCCCAGGCGCGACTCGGCGACATCAGCAGTCACGGCGGCGTCATCATCACCGGGGCGAGCCGGACGCTGGACAACGGCATGCCGGTGGCCCGCATGGGGGATCTGCACGTCTGTCCCATCCCGGGGCATGGCGTGACGCCCATCGTGACCGGCAGCTTCGATACCATCACCGAAGGATTGCCCAACGCCCGCATCGGCGACATCACCGCCTGCGGAGCCATCATAGTCACCGGCAGTCCCGACACCATCGACAACTGA
- a CDS encoding phage baseplate assembly protein V: MLETRDRQSEERYRNRWYGKYRAFVRDNNDPERLGRVRLEIPAVLGSGRENWSEWAAPCFPYGGNDDTGMFLIPEEGASVWAEFEGGVVQYPIWTGVWLAKSNPGEQPEESKRTCANAFCHDCEDKVEHQANRHDDLEHKKYHGHPPYYCPRLKVLLKTETGHTILADDRDGDELLRIIDRAGQILTMEGKVKPEMQSGNALRRGTKDAEKGDQLDIASQIVGSRARIQLTDLCRQQVILEAWQDKEKVHILSCDKGRSRWQKILIDTTKGREKVHIWGLNGTQEILVDSTAAAEQIRLTDKAGQVVRMNAAPGQESISATDKSGSLVFMDGVAGNIIIRSTNTVLINT, translated from the coding sequence ATGCTTGAAACCCGCGACCGTCAATCCGAAGAGCGCTACCGCAACCGCTGGTACGGCAAGTACCGGGCCTTCGTGCGCGACAACAACGACCCCGAACGCCTTGGTCGGGTCCGCCTGGAAATCCCAGCCGTGCTTGGCAGCGGGCGGGAGAACTGGTCCGAATGGGCCGCGCCCTGTTTTCCCTACGGCGGCAACGATGACACCGGCATGTTCCTGATCCCAGAAGAAGGAGCCTCGGTCTGGGCCGAGTTCGAAGGCGGCGTTGTCCAGTATCCGATCTGGACCGGGGTCTGGCTGGCCAAGAGCAATCCCGGCGAGCAGCCCGAGGAATCCAAGCGCACTTGCGCGAATGCCTTTTGCCATGACTGCGAGGACAAGGTCGAGCATCAGGCCAACCGGCACGACGATCTCGAACACAAGAAGTACCACGGCCATCCGCCGTATTACTGCCCGCGCCTGAAGGTCCTGCTCAAGACCGAAACCGGCCACACCATTCTGGCCGATGACCGCGACGGCGACGAGCTGCTGCGGATCATCGACCGCGCCGGACAGATCCTCACCATGGAAGGGAAGGTGAAGCCGGAGATGCAGAGCGGTAACGCCCTGCGCCGAGGCACGAAGGACGCCGAGAAAGGCGACCAGCTCGACATCGCCTCGCAGATCGTCGGCTCCCGTGCCCGCATCCAGCTCACCGACCTCTGCCGCCAGCAGGTGATCCTCGAAGCCTGGCAGGACAAGGAGAAGGTCCACATCCTTTCGTGCGACAAGGGACGCTCCCGCTGGCAGAAGATCCTCATCGATACCACCAAGGGCCGGGAGAAGGTTCACATCTGGGGGCTCAACGGCACTCAGGAAATCCTCGTCGATTCCACCGCCGCCGCCGAACAGATCCGCCTCACCGACAAGGCCGGTCAGGTGGTGCGCATGAACGCCGCACCCGGCCAGGAGAGCATCAGCGCCACCGACAAGTCCGGCAGCCTCGTGTTTATGGATGGGGTGGCTGGAAACATCATCATTCGCTCGACGAACACTGTCTTGATCAACACCTGA
- a CDS encoding DUF1353 domain-containing protein, translating into MSAETKTLFSGTALGLSGPLRVEILPNGMTARLTQPFRVRTGAGRIIEVPAGFETDFASVPRLFWRVVPPWGRYSPAAVVHDYLYHTGKVSRLAADRVFLELMAALGVPLWKRQIMYWAVRMGGWLAWDVSRKRETEHA; encoded by the coding sequence ATGAGCGCCGAAACCAAGACCCTGTTTTCGGGCACTGCGCTGGGTCTCTCCGGACCGCTTCGGGTGGAGATCCTGCCCAATGGAATGACCGCGAGGCTGACCCAGCCGTTCCGTGTCCGCACCGGCGCTGGCCGCATCATCGAAGTGCCCGCCGGGTTCGAGACAGACTTCGCCTCGGTGCCGCGCCTGTTCTGGCGCGTGGTGCCGCCCTGGGGCCGATATTCCCCGGCGGCCGTCGTTCACGACTACCTCTACCACACCGGCAAGGTCTCGCGGCTTGCGGCCGACCGCGTCTTTCTCGAACTGATGGCGGCCCTGGGCGTGCCTCTGTGGAAACGCCAGATCATGTATTGGGCGGTTCGGATGGGCGGTTGGCTGGCCTGGGACGTCAGTCGAAAGCGGGAGACGGAGCATGCTTGA
- a CDS encoding D-Ala-D-Ala carboxypeptidase family metallohydrolase, with translation MGDLSKNFSRSEFACKGTNCCGHSAAVHPDLVDALQTLRDRIGKPLSITSGFRCNRHNKAVGGAEQSFHTLGMAADVSCPAGVSPEELAVIAEEIPLFREGGIGVYASWVHLDVRQSGKARWRS, from the coding sequence ATGGGTGATCTCAGCAAGAATTTCAGCCGTTCGGAATTCGCCTGCAAAGGCACGAACTGCTGCGGCCATTCGGCTGCGGTCCATCCCGACCTGGTAGACGCCCTGCAGACGCTGCGCGACCGCATCGGCAAACCGCTGTCCATCACCAGCGGCTTTCGCTGCAACCGCCACAACAAGGCGGTGGGCGGCGCGGAGCAGAGTTTCCACACGCTGGGCATGGCGGCCGACGTGAGCTGTCCCGCAGGCGTTTCGCCCGAGGAACTGGCGGTCATCGCCGAGGAGATTCCACTCTTCCGCGAGGGCGGCATCGGCGTCTACGCATCCTGGGTCCATCTCGACGTGCGCCAGTCGGGCAAGGCGAGGTGGCGGTCATGA
- a CDS encoding phage late control D family protein: MDLDTFKPTFLIQIEGQDLSKDITQEITSFVFTDNEEELDVLELSVTDRNLQFVDDPLFQEGNEIVARFGYVGNLSPRKKAVIKDIDYDFPENGDPTIRIKAYDKGFKLAGKENQKVWQKPAPGILYSEIAEQVAAANGLTPVVTATKGTHLRVTQSNISDAQFLKELAEKARDRDGDGVSGYVFYIQDDELHFHPRELDQTPLLTLEYFTDTKGLLRSFRPSTQSQGAKGAGVETKTVGVDPRKKDVVEHKANNASTPERTALGKQTYLVDGNTGEGSFKEQETGQIVPSFDRSEGFHEEPRQEPAQDSAEGKFREAELRQVEADAATIGIPQLRAKKNVEIKGVGRKFSGIYYCHSVRHSISGAGYLCELKLKKNALGKGAGDKSAESQGKPNDKEAPPTPQNEPPAMVTIDADSGAVTQGGGNG, from the coding sequence ATGGATCTGGATACCTTCAAGCCGACATTTCTGATTCAGATCGAGGGGCAAGACCTCTCGAAGGACATCACCCAGGAGATCACCTCGTTCGTCTTCACCGACAACGAGGAAGAGCTGGATGTTCTCGAGCTGTCGGTGACCGACCGCAATCTGCAGTTCGTCGACGATCCGCTGTTCCAGGAAGGCAACGAGATCGTGGCACGCTTCGGCTACGTGGGAAACCTCTCCCCGCGCAAGAAGGCGGTTATCAAGGACATCGATTACGATTTTCCGGAAAACGGTGATCCGACCATCCGCATCAAGGCCTACGACAAGGGCTTCAAACTGGCGGGCAAGGAAAACCAGAAGGTCTGGCAGAAACCCGCTCCCGGCATCCTCTATTCGGAAATCGCCGAACAAGTCGCCGCCGCCAACGGCCTCACTCCTGTGGTCACGGCCACCAAGGGAACCCATCTCCGCGTCACCCAGAGCAACATTTCGGACGCCCAGTTCCTCAAGGAGCTGGCGGAAAAGGCTCGCGACCGCGATGGCGACGGCGTGAGCGGCTATGTCTTCTACATCCAGGACGACGAACTCCATTTCCATCCTCGCGAACTCGACCAAACGCCGCTTCTGACCCTCGAATATTTCACCGACACCAAGGGCCTGCTGCGCTCGTTCCGCCCCAGCACCCAATCCCAGGGAGCCAAGGGCGCGGGTGTCGAGACCAAGACGGTCGGCGTCGACCCGCGCAAGAAGGACGTGGTCGAGCACAAGGCCAACAACGCCAGCACGCCCGAGCGGACGGCCCTGGGCAAGCAGACCTATCTGGTCGACGGCAACACCGGCGAAGGCAGCTTCAAGGAGCAGGAGACGGGGCAGATCGTGCCCAGCTTCGACCGTTCCGAAGGCTTTCACGAAGAGCCGCGCCAGGAACCCGCCCAGGACAGCGCCGAAGGTAAGTTCCGCGAGGCCGAGCTGCGGCAGGTCGAAGCGGACGCGGCCACCATCGGCATTCCCCAGCTACGCGCCAAGAAGAACGTCGAGATCAAGGGCGTGGGACGGAAGTTTTCCGGCATCTACTACTGCCACTCGGTGCGCCACAGCATCAGCGGCGCTGGCTATCTCTGCGAACTCAAACTCAAGAAGAACGCCCTCGGCAAGGGCGCGGGCGACAAGTCCGCCGAGTCCCAGGGCAAACCCAACGACAAGGAGGCCCCGCCTACGCCGCAAAACGAGCCGCCAGCCATGGTGACCATCGACGCGGACTCCGGCGCGGTCACACAAGGAGGCGGCAATGGGTGA
- a CDS encoding LysM peptidoglycan-binding domain-containing protein codes for MIGRNSRYAHCLLYRDSDGTSLGMRQRIDTTPRHDDRLHIVVEGDRLDLLAHRYLGDARLWWIICDYNDLFFPLALEPGLALRIPSREHVQMRLLD; via the coding sequence ATGATCGGCCGCAATTCCCGCTACGCCCACTGCCTTCTCTACCGGGACAGCGACGGCACCTCCCTCGGAATGCGCCAGCGCATCGACACCACCCCTAGACACGACGACCGCCTGCACATCGTGGTCGAGGGCGACCGTCTGGATCTGCTCGCGCACCGCTATCTGGGCGACGCCCGGCTCTGGTGGATCATCTGCGACTACAACGACCTCTTTTTCCCGTTGGCGCTCGAGCCGGGTCTGGCACTGCGCATTCCCTCCCGCGAACACGTCCAGATGCGCCTGCTCGATTGA
- a CDS encoding CIS tube protein, whose translation MAWDQQPIKGYLVDADTGERLEFQYNPNSISDEKSTDYATIKIPGMSHPRYQYVAGEPRRIAFKVELFKGPVKQKVDWLRSLQYPEHAGTMLKNAPHRVLLIFGDLYPGVTCIVRQVKARFFGLFDRDNLLPQRAEVDIVLEEYVDRSINWSEVRS comes from the coding sequence ATGGCCTGGGATCAACAGCCCATCAAGGGATATCTGGTGGACGCCGACACGGGGGAGCGGCTCGAATTCCAGTACAACCCCAACTCCATCAGCGACGAGAAGTCGACCGACTACGCGACGATCAAGATCCCCGGCATGAGCCACCCGCGCTACCAGTACGTCGCCGGGGAACCGCGCCGGATTGCCTTCAAGGTCGAGCTGTTCAAGGGGCCGGTCAAACAGAAGGTCGACTGGCTCCGCTCGCTGCAATATCCGGAGCACGCCGGAACCATGCTCAAGAACGCACCGCACCGCGTACTGCTCATTTTCGGCGATCTCTACCCCGGCGTGACCTGCATCGTCCGGCAGGTGAAGGCGCGTTTCTTCGGCCTGTTCGACCGGGACAACCTGCTGCCGCAACGGGCCGAGGTGGACATCGTCCTCGAGGAATATGTGGACCGTTCCATCAACTGGTCGGAGGTGCGCTCATGA
- a CDS encoding DUF7768 domain-containing protein translates to MKRIFVCSPFAGDIARNVKVAEALCRRVMRNGHAPFAPHLLYPTFTDDSVPEQRETGIACGLAYMECCDEVWAFTGNGISSGMRLELDRAGQLGKPIIEIAEV, encoded by the coding sequence ATGAAACGCATCTTTGTCTGCAGCCCGTTCGCGGGTGACATAGCCCGAAACGTGAAGGTCGCCGAGGCGCTTTGCCGACGGGTCATGAGAAACGGTCACGCGCCGTTCGCGCCGCACCTGTTGTATCCAACATTCACCGATGACAGCGTTCCCGAGCAGCGGGAGACTGGCATCGCCTGCGGTCTGGCCTACATGGAATGTTGCGACGAGGTGTGGGCGTTCACCGGCAACGGCATTTCCAGCGGCATGCGGCTGGAACTCGACCGGGCCGGACAACTGGGCAAGCCGATCATCGAGATCGCCGAGGTGTAA
- a CDS encoding T4 family baseplate hub assembly chaperone gives MYSFELPSGTELELREMTGAEEELLTNQRLIRSGEAINQVLRNCFVRLGEKTDPDLSEVMNLLSGDRLFALVRLRQISLGDEVELELSCPNSACRMTNFVTINLEDLKVTPYGEEREFAFKLPGSKKTVRFGYLDGHKEKRLASLREPNITSAMLIRVLDIDGKAPSKKSLAEMSMRDRNALRQEMSRVDAGIDTSVETECDGCGTKIRTRLEAEPAFLFPGVRL, from the coding sequence ATGTACAGCTTTGAACTGCCAAGCGGCACTGAACTCGAGCTTCGGGAAATGACCGGGGCCGAGGAAGAACTGCTCACCAACCAGCGCCTGATCCGTTCCGGAGAGGCGATCAACCAGGTGCTCCGCAACTGTTTCGTCCGGCTGGGCGAGAAGACCGATCCCGATCTTTCCGAGGTGATGAACCTGCTCTCGGGTGACCGGCTGTTCGCCCTGGTCCGCCTGCGCCAGATTTCCCTCGGCGACGAGGTGGAGCTGGAGCTGAGCTGCCCGAACAGCGCCTGCCGCATGACCAACTTTGTGACCATCAATCTCGAGGATCTCAAGGTCACTCCCTACGGCGAGGAGCGGGAGTTCGCCTTCAAGCTGCCCGGCTCGAAGAAAACCGTGCGCTTCGGATATCTCGACGGCCACAAGGAAAAGCGTCTGGCCAGCCTGCGCGAGCCCAACATCACCTCGGCCATGCTCATCCGCGTCCTCGACATCGACGGCAAGGCTCCCTCCAAGAAGAGCCTGGCGGAAATGTCGATGCGTGACCGCAACGCGCTGCGACAGGAGATGTCGCGGGTCGACGCGGGAATCGACACCTCGGTCGAAACCGAATGCGATGGCTGCGGCACCAAGATCCGCACCCGTCTGGAGGCAGAACCGGCTTTTTTGTTCCCCGGAGTTCGCTTGTAA
- a CDS encoding phage tail protein, protein MPKSLYQNWQFAIEVNGFDVALFHKGQEPKTEFEEVAFAPAGSMFDQKVAGRVKFEDITLEKGTLQDGSDEAAREWIKKQVDVNAVTGGLPADYMRDIDVVRYDRTGNETRRWTLHGAWVKALEYDELEGGNTENTIEKLTICFQYWT, encoded by the coding sequence ATGCCCAAGAGCCTTTACCAGAACTGGCAGTTCGCCATCGAGGTAAACGGCTTCGACGTGGCCCTGTTCCACAAGGGACAGGAGCCCAAAACCGAATTCGAGGAAGTGGCCTTTGCCCCGGCCGGTTCGATGTTCGACCAAAAGGTGGCGGGGCGGGTCAAGTTCGAGGACATCACCCTCGAGAAAGGCACCCTGCAGGACGGCTCCGACGAGGCGGCCCGTGAATGGATCAAGAAACAGGTGGACGTGAACGCCGTCACCGGCGGCCTTCCGGCCGACTACATGCGCGACATCGACGTTGTCCGCTACGACCGCACCGGCAACGAGACCCGCCGCTGGACCCTGCACGGGGCCTGGGTGAAGGCGCTCGAATACGACGAGCTCGAAGGCGGCAACACCGAGAACACCATCGAGAAGCTCACCATCTGCTTCCAATACTGGACCTAA